A region of Pyxidicoccus parkwaysis DNA encodes the following proteins:
- a CDS encoding ATP-dependent DNA helicase, with protein MALPAYEHRPEQLQMARAVERAFNERSYLLAEAGTGTGKTLAYLVPALLSGRRVVVSTATKTLQDQIFFKDLPLMREKMGLQFEAAYLKGRSNYLCLHRYDAFSKDPQFSSREEARLWPKLKKWAEATETGDRAELDLPESFGAWSRLSTTSETCMGTKCPLYENCHVTRMRKRAEGADLLVVNHHLFFADLSLRSSGKRNEGVLPWYDAVIFDEAHALEDAASGHFGVSVSNYRLEELARDAVAALKEEDSRHAMLRALSARLRSSSEALFAQAPRALGLSGLESSVALKSETMEKLSTAVEGVRESLGAMSSFTVGEREPELGALTRRADELDEQLGFLLKAESTDHVYWAEQRGKGIFLRASPIDVAKELRERMYGALDTVVYTSATLAADSRFDFFAKRMGLYGEDGQPVTQVRTLAVPSPFDFPTQAALYTPTHLPDPAAPGFIEAAAEEILQLCEVTGGRAFVLFTSLRNMVRAYELTAGRLPYQALLQGERPKQQLLESFRETPSVLFAAHSFWEGVDVPGDALSLVIIDRLPFASPGDPLVAARINQIQQRGEEPFEQYQLPQAALALRQGFGRLIRTQADRGIVAMLDRRIVTKAYGRVFLSSLPPARRVDDVVELSRWFNGPVRPVRTIR; from the coding sequence ATGGCGCTGCCCGCGTACGAGCACCGCCCCGAGCAGCTCCAGATGGCGCGCGCCGTCGAGCGTGCCTTCAACGAGCGCAGCTACCTGCTGGCGGAGGCCGGCACGGGCACGGGCAAGACGCTCGCCTACCTGGTGCCCGCGCTGCTGTCGGGGCGCCGCGTGGTGGTATCCACCGCGACGAAGACGCTGCAGGACCAGATCTTCTTCAAGGACCTCCCGCTGATGCGGGAGAAGATGGGGCTCCAGTTCGAGGCCGCGTACCTCAAGGGCCGCAGCAACTACCTCTGCCTGCACCGCTACGACGCGTTCTCCAAGGACCCGCAGTTCTCCTCGCGCGAGGAGGCCCGCCTCTGGCCGAAGCTGAAGAAGTGGGCGGAGGCCACGGAGACGGGAGACCGCGCCGAGCTGGACCTGCCCGAGTCCTTCGGCGCCTGGTCGCGCCTGTCCACCACGTCCGAGACGTGCATGGGCACGAAGTGCCCGCTGTATGAGAACTGCCACGTCACGCGCATGCGCAAGCGCGCGGAGGGCGCGGACCTGCTGGTGGTGAACCACCACCTCTTCTTCGCGGACCTGTCGCTGCGCAGCTCCGGCAAGCGCAACGAGGGCGTGCTGCCCTGGTACGACGCCGTCATCTTCGACGAGGCGCACGCACTGGAGGACGCGGCCAGCGGCCACTTCGGCGTGAGTGTCTCCAACTACCGGCTGGAGGAGCTGGCGCGGGATGCCGTCGCGGCGCTGAAGGAGGAGGACTCGCGCCACGCCATGCTGCGGGCGCTGTCCGCGAGGCTGCGCAGCAGCTCGGAGGCGCTCTTCGCACAGGCGCCTCGAGCACTGGGGCTGTCCGGGCTCGAGTCCTCGGTGGCGTTGAAGTCGGAGACGATGGAGAAGCTGTCCACCGCCGTGGAGGGCGTGCGCGAGTCGCTGGGCGCGATGTCCTCCTTCACCGTGGGCGAGCGCGAGCCGGAGCTCGGGGCGCTCACCCGCCGCGCGGACGAGCTGGACGAGCAGCTCGGCTTCCTGCTGAAGGCCGAGTCGACGGACCACGTGTACTGGGCGGAGCAGCGCGGCAAGGGCATCTTCCTGCGCGCCAGTCCCATCGACGTGGCGAAGGAGTTGCGCGAGCGGATGTACGGCGCGCTCGACACGGTGGTGTACACGTCCGCGACGCTGGCGGCGGACAGCCGGTTCGACTTCTTCGCGAAGCGGATGGGGCTGTACGGCGAGGACGGGCAGCCGGTGACGCAGGTGCGGACGCTGGCGGTGCCGAGCCCGTTCGACTTCCCCACGCAGGCGGCGCTGTACACGCCCACGCACCTGCCGGACCCGGCGGCGCCGGGCTTCATCGAGGCGGCGGCGGAGGAAATCCTCCAGCTCTGCGAGGTGACGGGAGGTCGTGCCTTCGTGCTCTTCACCTCGCTGCGCAACATGGTGCGCGCGTACGAGCTGACGGCGGGGCGGCTGCCCTACCAGGCGCTGCTCCAGGGTGAGCGGCCGAAGCAGCAGTTGCTGGAGTCCTTCCGTGAGACGCCGAGCGTGCTCTTCGCGGCGCACAGCTTCTGGGAGGGCGTGGACGTGCCGGGGGACGCGCTGAGCCTGGTCATCATCGACCGGTTGCCCTTCGCGTCCCCGGGGGACCCGTTGGTGGCGGCGCGCATCAACCAGATCCAGCAGCGGGGTGAGGAGCCCTTCGAGCAGTACCAGCTTCCGCAGGCGGCGCTCGCGCTGCGGCAGGGCTTCGGGCGGCTCATCCGGACGCAGGCGGACCGGGGCATCGTCGCCATGTTGGACCGGCGCATCGTGACGAAGGCCTACGGGCGAGTCTTCCTCTCCAGCCTGCCGCCCGCGCGCCGCGTGGACGACGTGGTGGAGCTGAGCCGCTGGTTCAACGGCCCGGTGCGTCCGGTGCGCACGATTCGCTGA
- a CDS encoding TonB-dependent receptor, with translation MRDVPAATVVIPRAEIERSPTLTQDALVRTLPSATTFRRTPSLVSDPTAQGLNLRGLAPSGVARSLVLLDGIPVNDPFGGWIFWRSLPRLGLEGIEVVPSGSSALYGSAALGGVVQLVSRTIDRPELAADLAYGNLGTGFLAARAADTWGPVRASLETELLSSDGYPLVVASQRGPIDTDTPSNHAVLNGRVESDVSEALHVFAHAGLFRENQNGGTRSTTARVELAHFGAGARLRTEGRGTFALDVYGRLQRFEQQRARVAPDRAFESTAASQDVPADDQGALLVWTAPAWAWGGTHVLTVGADARRMAGTSQERLFPPEPAPASTLLRAAGGTQLSGGVFLQDLYTVSPALELSAALRMDLWRNTQGEQHVERASGDVETTAFDSRTEQQLSPRLGVRVRPVNWLTLRASGYRAFRAPTLNELYRPFQVGTVLTAANADLRAERLWGAEAGVETGLFQGLTARVTGFWNVLDDAVTNVTLAEPLPDGTTRQRQNLGRARVRGVEVGVDWRLSRRWTALLAYTFVDPTVLLAPGQPELVGRQLAQDPRHRGTAIVSFEDPALLTATVQLRVTGPQYEDDLNERGMGGYALVDVAASRHLFWKLDVFGAVENLFDREYLAGRAGVDTLGPPLTARVGLRLRDVP, from the coding sequence ATGCGCGACGTCCCCGCCGCCACGGTGGTGATTCCTCGCGCGGAAATCGAGCGGAGCCCCACGCTCACGCAGGATGCGCTCGTTCGCACCCTGCCTTCCGCCACCACCTTCCGCCGCACGCCGAGCCTCGTGTCGGACCCCACCGCGCAGGGGCTCAACCTCCGGGGGCTCGCGCCCTCGGGGGTTGCTCGCAGCCTCGTGCTCCTGGACGGCATTCCCGTGAATGACCCGTTCGGCGGGTGGATTTTCTGGCGCTCGCTGCCCCGGCTCGGGCTGGAGGGCATCGAGGTCGTCCCCAGTGGAAGCTCCGCTCTCTACGGCAGCGCCGCGCTCGGTGGCGTGGTGCAGCTCGTCTCGCGCACCATCGACCGGCCCGAGCTCGCGGCGGACCTCGCCTACGGCAACCTCGGCACGGGCTTCCTCGCCGCGCGGGCCGCCGACACCTGGGGGCCCGTCCGCGCCTCGCTGGAGACGGAGCTGCTCTCCAGCGATGGCTATCCCCTCGTCGTCGCCTCGCAGCGAGGTCCCATCGACACGGACACGCCCAGCAACCACGCCGTGCTCAATGGCCGCGTGGAGTCGGACGTCTCGGAAGCACTCCATGTCTTCGCCCACGCGGGCCTCTTCCGGGAGAATCAAAATGGCGGCACTCGCTCCACCACGGCCCGCGTGGAGCTGGCCCACTTCGGCGCGGGCGCACGGCTGCGCACGGAGGGACGTGGCACCTTCGCCCTCGACGTCTACGGCCGCTTGCAGCGCTTCGAGCAGCAGCGCGCTCGTGTGGCGCCGGACCGCGCCTTCGAATCGACCGCGGCGTCGCAGGACGTGCCCGCGGATGACCAGGGCGCATTGCTCGTCTGGACGGCTCCGGCCTGGGCGTGGGGCGGTACGCATGTGCTCACCGTCGGCGCGGACGCCCGGCGCATGGCCGGCACCTCACAGGAGCGCCTCTTCCCTCCCGAGCCTGCCCCTGCCTCCACGCTGCTGCGCGCCGCGGGTGGCACCCAGCTCTCCGGCGGCGTCTTCCTCCAGGACCTCTACACGGTGTCCCCCGCGCTGGAGCTGTCCGCCGCGCTCCGCATGGACCTCTGGCGCAACACCCAGGGTGAGCAGCACGTGGAGCGAGCCAGCGGCGACGTGGAGACCACCGCCTTCGACAGTCGCACGGAGCAGCAGCTCAGCCCGCGTCTGGGCGTCCGCGTGCGCCCCGTGAACTGGCTCACCCTGCGCGCCTCCGGCTACCGCGCCTTCCGGGCGCCCACGCTCAACGAGCTGTACCGCCCCTTCCAGGTGGGCACCGTCCTCACCGCCGCCAACGCGGACCTGCGCGCGGAGCGTCTGTGGGGCGCGGAGGCCGGAGTCGAGACCGGGCTCTTCCAGGGACTCACCGCGCGCGTCACCGGTTTCTGGAACGTGCTCGACGACGCCGTCACCAACGTCACCCTCGCCGAGCCTTTGCCGGATGGCACCACCCGCCAGAGGCAGAACCTCGGTCGCGCGCGCGTGCGCGGCGTGGAGGTGGGCGTGGACTGGCGACTGTCGCGACGGTGGACCGCGCTGCTCGCGTACACCTTCGTGGACCCCACCGTCCTGCTCGCGCCCGGACAGCCGGAGTTGGTCGGCCGGCAGCTCGCGCAGGACCCGCGCCACCGGGGCACGGCCATCGTCAGCTTCGAGGACCCGGCCCTCCTCACCGCCACGGTGCAGCTTCGCGTCACCGGGCCGCAGTACGAGGACGACCTCAACGAGCGCGGCATGGGAGGCTACGCGCTGGTGGACGTGGCCGCGAGCCGACACCTCTTCTGGAAGCTCGACGTCTTCGGCGCGGTGGAGAACCTCTTCGACCGCGAGTACCTCGCGGGTCGCGCCGGAGTGGATACGCTAGGCCCGCCGCTGACGGCGCGCGTGGGCCTGCGGCTGCGCGACGTGCCATGA
- a CDS encoding TetR/AcrR family transcriptional regulator: MSPRQPVAEGVGRGWGMWMQDSAHADAMHGMAKVLAARGYDNVQSWELARVIGSSVGTLYRRYGNKEGISLAVRDFTEECLSEQARLAFECTRQEPDTDFRDAFHAWWRELAWWTIERRALFAFTFMHWHPRAHTPDTHPPFWPAYPGAIIRSQSYGGATRTLVREVLEVGEREGVFAPGCGRIGEGLIWGALMELARSANENAQVGEADVLASATALWRALIRTDDSGPRGAGTLPPATKEPSSGDMSGPAAAETSLPREMTVASAPPGAEPAARFVATEPRASRLNEAAGVPHAETESELATGCRTRSTLRRSAFTGPRAVQARAGAARFTGRPRTRTARRRSARDCDHASGPPSLTSPRAHPPPHPVEQAECPDRARRSPLCAARRSLLHTCNSARGCCCSRCCWQQEPERNPPTVAEMGSWPRLELGPTRACPRSRAFLLPKTRAPPPEPSSRARDCPVPCATSPPPRW, translated from the coding sequence ATGAGTCCCCGGCAGCCGGTCGCCGAGGGTGTGGGAAGGGGTTGGGGCATGTGGATGCAGGATTCGGCGCACGCGGATGCCATGCACGGCATGGCAAAGGTCCTGGCGGCTCGCGGATACGACAACGTGCAGTCCTGGGAGCTGGCGCGAGTCATCGGCAGCTCGGTGGGTACGCTGTACCGCCGTTACGGAAACAAGGAGGGCATATCCCTCGCGGTTCGCGACTTCACCGAGGAGTGTCTCAGTGAGCAGGCGCGTCTGGCCTTCGAGTGCACACGCCAAGAGCCGGACACCGACTTCCGTGACGCCTTCCATGCCTGGTGGCGAGAACTGGCCTGGTGGACGATAGAGCGGCGAGCCCTCTTCGCCTTCACCTTCATGCACTGGCATCCGCGGGCTCACACGCCGGACACGCACCCTCCTTTCTGGCCTGCGTACCCCGGGGCCATCATCCGCTCTCAGTCATATGGGGGCGCGACCCGCACGCTGGTACGCGAGGTCCTGGAGGTGGGCGAGCGCGAGGGCGTGTTCGCGCCCGGCTGCGGCCGCATAGGCGAGGGACTGATATGGGGTGCGTTGATGGAGTTGGCGCGCTCGGCGAACGAGAACGCGCAGGTGGGCGAGGCCGACGTCCTCGCCTCGGCCACGGCACTCTGGCGTGCACTCATTCGTACCGACGACTCCGGCCCGAGAGGTGCTGGCACTCTCCCTCCCGCAACGAAGGAGCCCTCTTCCGGAGACATGAGCGGCCCTGCAGCGGCTGAGACATCACTCCCGCGAGAGATGACCGTGGCCAGCGCCCCTCCTGGAGCTGAGCCCGCAGCCCGATTCGTGGCGACGGAACCGCGGGCATCTCGCCTGAATGAAGCAGCCGGAGTCCCCCACGCAGAGACGGAATCAGAGTTGGCGACCGGATGCCGAACGAGGTCCACACTTCGGCGCAGCGCCTTCACGGGTCCGCGGGCAGTCCAGGCGCGGGCGGGAGCCGCGCGATTCACAGGTCGACCTCGGACACGAACCGCCCGGCGCCGTTCAGCACGTGACTGTGACCATGCCTCCGGTCCTCCTTCCCTGACTTCGCCACGTGCCCACCCACCGCCGCATCCGGTAGAGCAGGCGGAATGTCCGGACCGTGCACGCCGCAGTCCTCTTTGCGCCGCTCGCCGCTCCCTGCTCCACACCTGCAACTCCGCCCGTGGGTGCTGCTGCTCGCGCTGTTGCTGGCAACAGGAGCCGGAGCGCAATCCTCCGACGGTGGCGGAGATGGGCTCGTGGCCACGACTGGAGCTGGGGCCGACGCGGGCGTGTCCTCGGAGCCGAGCGTTCCTGCTCCCGAAGACGCGCGCCCCTCCGCCGGAACCGTCATCACGGGCACGCGACTGCCCCGTCCCATGCGCGACGTCCCCGCCGCCACGGTGGTGA
- a CDS encoding LysR family transcriptional regulator, translating into MSLTHIQSFVAVAEECHVGRAARRLHLTQPPLSRHILALEDELGAPLFERTGRGMRLLPAGEAFLVHARRILAEVDAAVHTVRGVAGNRTSG; encoded by the coding sequence GTGAGCCTCACACACATCCAGTCCTTCGTCGCAGTGGCCGAGGAATGCCACGTGGGCCGAGCCGCGCGGAGGCTGCACCTGACGCAGCCTCCACTCAGCCGTCACATCCTCGCGCTCGAGGACGAGCTCGGCGCGCCGCTGTTCGAGCGGACGGGACGCGGCATGCGCCTGCTCCCCGCGGGCGAGGCGTTCCTCGTCCATGCGCGCCGCATCCTCGCGGAGGTCGACGCGGCGGTGCACACGGTGCGAGGCGTCGCGGGCAATCGCACCAGCGGTTGA
- the map gene encoding type I methionyl aminopeptidase produces MTIPLFKGTDVERLRRASQAAAGTLAYVASRLAPGVSTADIDAWVREDTARRGGKPSQLGFHGFPATVCTSRNHVVCHGIPRPDEHLAPGDIINVDVTTFLDGFHGDTSATFLIGEVSAEARHVVDVARRCRDAGIAVVRHGAKLGDIGAAIEELAHKEGCSIVEEFGGHGIGHQMHAPPMVPHTGRRGTGIKLRSGMVLTIEPMVNLGRKGIRLMPDGWTVVTEDGSLSAQFEHTILVTPEGCDVLTRQELPRTIPVSGVLGLQAGHVG; encoded by the coding sequence ATGACGATTCCCCTCTTCAAGGGCACCGACGTGGAGCGCCTGCGGCGGGCCAGCCAGGCGGCCGCGGGCACGCTGGCGTATGTGGCGTCGCGGCTCGCGCCCGGAGTCTCCACGGCGGACATCGACGCGTGGGTTCGTGAGGACACGGCTCGCCGGGGCGGCAAGCCAAGCCAGTTGGGCTTCCACGGCTTCCCCGCCACCGTCTGCACCAGCCGCAACCACGTGGTCTGCCACGGCATCCCCCGCCCGGACGAGCACCTCGCCCCGGGTGACATCATCAACGTGGACGTGACGACGTTCCTCGACGGCTTCCACGGGGACACCTCGGCCACGTTCCTCATCGGCGAGGTGTCCGCGGAGGCGCGGCACGTGGTGGACGTGGCCCGGCGCTGCCGGGACGCGGGCATCGCGGTGGTGCGGCATGGCGCGAAGCTGGGCGACATCGGCGCGGCCATCGAGGAGCTCGCGCACAAGGAGGGTTGCTCCATCGTGGAGGAATTCGGCGGCCATGGCATCGGCCACCAGATGCATGCGCCGCCGATGGTGCCCCACACGGGACGGCGGGGCACGGGCATCAAGCTGCGCTCGGGGATGGTCCTCACCATCGAGCCGATGGTGAACCTCGGACGCAAGGGCATCCGCCTGATGCCGGATGGATGGACCGTGGTCACGGAGGATGGGAGCCTCTCCGCCCAGTTCGAGCACACGATTCTCGTCACCCCTGAGGGCTGTGACGTGCTCACCCGGCAGGAGTTGCCCCGCACCATCCCCGTGTCCGGAGTCCTCGGCCTGCAGGCAGGGCACGTCGGCTGA
- a CDS encoding DUF2231 domain-containing protein: MKREMLLHELHPAVVHAPLALLPTAAVADLIAVTTGDRAWAKVARRVWVAGTLGGVLAGVSGLAASQEVRMDSPRARDMTFLHGLGNAVILLGALGVTTWRVKREPTVVTTLLGLGACGLALYTASLGGKMVYELGVGINPMPEDSPQGTLKGPPLLSARAPVALVKDAFLGVKWLVSRARELLTGARPLAPGAEGLRSSGDSTLQLPLDGSSMSGREMSRA, encoded by the coding sequence ATGAAGAGAGAGATGTTGCTGCACGAGCTGCACCCCGCGGTGGTCCACGCGCCGCTGGCGCTGCTGCCCACCGCTGCGGTGGCGGACCTCATCGCGGTGACGACGGGCGACCGGGCCTGGGCGAAGGTGGCTCGACGAGTCTGGGTGGCCGGCACGCTGGGCGGCGTGCTCGCGGGTGTCTCGGGACTGGCCGCCAGCCAGGAGGTGCGGATGGATTCTCCCCGTGCTCGGGACATGACCTTCCTGCATGGGTTGGGCAACGCGGTCATCCTGCTCGGCGCCCTGGGCGTCACGACGTGGCGTGTGAAGCGCGAGCCCACCGTCGTCACCACGTTGCTGGGGCTCGGCGCGTGCGGACTGGCGCTCTATACGGCGTCGCTCGGCGGGAAGATGGTCTACGAGCTGGGCGTGGGCATCAACCCGATGCCCGAGGACTCCCCACAGGGCACGCTGAAGGGGCCGCCGCTGCTGTCGGCCCGGGCGCCGGTGGCGCTGGTGAAGGACGCGTTCCTGGGGGTGAAGTGGCTGGTGTCGCGCGCGCGCGAGCTGCTCACCGGCGCACGTCCGCTGGCCCCCGGCGCCGAGGGCCTGCGCTCCAGTGGGGACTCGACCCTCCAGCTCCCGCTCGATGGGTCGTCCATGTCCGGCCGCGAGATGTCGCGGGCATAG
- a CDS encoding ADOP family duplicated permease, translating into MASLLQELRLAVRSMFREKVFTAVVVTTLALSIGATTSVFSVVYQVLWRPLPYPEASQLYRLFQTTTPGAGAGPLRDRVRVTRPVWNAWREASRSFSRIEGFQGGRQVLSGAEVDDRLTVGRASAGLLPMLGVQPLLGRLWGAELEVPGRDSEAVLSHSLWQRLYGADPGVLGQSIVLDDRVHTIVGILPASFQFEPEVEVWKPLALDPATEQSSALRVFGLLRPGLTPEQGRSELVQLALGTERVPGVVLTGASVEPLHQLWVEQSQTQLQVVSVVAALLLLLGCANLANLLLARGSARMHEMSVRLALGASRARLVRLVFVESAVRALLGGVLGLLIALWGRDLLGTLVPPQLVSGPGVEPFVLVTASLVSLTTAVLVGLLPALHVSRGTGTLTTMARGTRATSLGLTRSVLVVVQLSLAMVPLVGAGLMLRTVWKLQDVPLGFEPRGVTVAEVFLPLEKYASEDASASVVRELIASIESIPGVSAVGLTGNLPFSGSVWRQTTRFQLVGESSGEASPQVGYVPVTGGYFQALGVPLKEGRYPDARDTASSPRVIVVTEAFARRFLPGRSAVGARLELDVVDGGSREAREIVGVVGDVPMERLSVMPSGDIYVPLTQDLRHTLSLAVRSTLPAGQLMPLLHQRLRATDASLRMLKVRPLETVVEESYAQVRVVGGLLGAFAALAVVLAAVGLYGILAFWVAQRTRELGIRSALGATPRRLLRMVIGQGLRLTGLGLLAGLVGALLVARALAAMLFGVSTYDPLIFLGAPAVLLLTALAASWLPAVSAMRVAPNEALKRDG; encoded by the coding sequence ATGGCCTCACTCCTCCAGGAACTCCGGCTCGCCGTCCGTTCGATGTTCCGCGAGAAGGTGTTCACCGCCGTCGTCGTCACCACGCTGGCGCTCTCCATCGGAGCGACCACGTCTGTCTTCAGCGTCGTGTACCAGGTGCTCTGGCGGCCCCTGCCGTACCCGGAAGCGTCGCAGCTCTACCGGCTCTTCCAGACGACCACGCCGGGCGCGGGCGCGGGGCCCCTTCGCGACAGGGTTCGCGTGACGCGCCCCGTGTGGAATGCCTGGCGCGAGGCCTCGCGGAGCTTCTCGCGCATCGAAGGCTTCCAGGGAGGAAGACAGGTCCTCAGCGGCGCCGAGGTCGATGACCGGCTGACGGTGGGCCGCGCCTCCGCCGGGCTCCTGCCGATGCTCGGAGTGCAGCCCCTGCTGGGACGGCTCTGGGGCGCGGAGCTCGAGGTGCCGGGCAGGGACTCCGAGGCCGTGCTCTCGCATTCCCTATGGCAGCGGTTGTACGGCGCGGACCCGGGCGTGCTCGGGCAGAGCATCGTCCTGGATGACCGCGTCCACACCATCGTCGGCATCCTCCCCGCGAGCTTCCAGTTCGAGCCGGAGGTGGAGGTCTGGAAGCCGCTGGCGTTGGACCCCGCCACCGAGCAGAGCAGCGCGCTGCGCGTCTTCGGCCTGCTCCGTCCGGGCCTCACTCCCGAGCAGGGGCGCTCCGAGCTCGTCCAGCTCGCCCTCGGCACCGAGCGCGTTCCGGGCGTCGTGCTCACCGGCGCGAGCGTGGAGCCGCTGCATCAGCTCTGGGTCGAGCAGTCCCAAACGCAGTTGCAGGTGGTGAGCGTGGTGGCGGCGTTGCTGCTCCTGCTCGGCTGCGCCAACCTCGCCAACCTCCTCCTGGCGCGGGGAAGCGCGCGCATGCACGAGATGTCGGTGCGCCTCGCGCTCGGCGCGAGCCGGGCCCGGTTGGTCCGGCTGGTGTTCGTGGAGAGCGCGGTCCGGGCGTTGCTCGGCGGCGTCCTCGGCCTGCTCATCGCCTTGTGGGGGAGGGACCTGCTGGGCACGCTCGTCCCGCCGCAGCTCGTGTCCGGGCCCGGCGTGGAGCCCTTCGTGCTGGTGACGGCGTCGCTCGTCTCGCTGACGACAGCGGTGCTGGTGGGCCTGCTGCCCGCGCTTCATGTCTCGCGGGGGACGGGGACGCTCACGACCATGGCGCGGGGCACGCGTGCCACCTCGCTGGGGCTCACCCGTTCCGTGCTCGTCGTCGTGCAGTTGTCGCTGGCGATGGTGCCGCTGGTGGGCGCGGGGCTCATGCTGCGCACGGTGTGGAAGCTCCAGGATGTGCCGCTCGGCTTCGAGCCACGTGGCGTGACAGTGGCGGAGGTGTTCCTGCCGCTGGAGAAGTACGCCAGCGAAGACGCCTCGGCCTCCGTGGTCCGCGAGCTCATCGCCAGCATCGAGTCGATTCCGGGAGTGTCCGCCGTGGGGCTCACGGGCAACCTGCCCTTCTCGGGCAGCGTGTGGAGACAGACGACGCGCTTCCAGCTCGTGGGTGAGTCGTCCGGCGAGGCGTCGCCCCAGGTCGGCTACGTGCCCGTCACCGGGGGCTACTTCCAGGCGCTCGGGGTTCCGCTGAAGGAGGGGCGCTATCCGGACGCGAGGGACACGGCCTCCAGTCCTCGCGTCATTGTCGTCACCGAAGCCTTCGCACGCCGCTTCCTTCCGGGCCGGAGCGCCGTCGGTGCGCGGCTCGAATTGGACGTGGTGGATGGGGGCTCGCGGGAGGCGCGCGAAATCGTGGGCGTCGTCGGGGACGTGCCCATGGAGCGGCTCTCCGTCATGCCCTCGGGCGACATCTACGTGCCCCTGACTCAGGACCTGCGCCACACCCTGAGCCTCGCGGTGCGGTCCACGCTGCCCGCCGGACAGCTCATGCCCCTGCTGCACCAGCGGCTCCGCGCGACGGATGCCAGCCTCCGGATGTTGAAGGTCCGTCCGCTGGAGACGGTGGTGGAGGAGAGCTATGCGCAGGTGCGCGTGGTGGGCGGGCTGCTCGGCGCCTTCGCGGCGCTGGCGGTGGTGCTGGCGGCGGTGGGCCTGTACGGCATCCTCGCCTTCTGGGTGGCGCAGCGCACCCGCGAGCTGGGGATTCGGAGCGCGCTGGGCGCGACGCCGCGCCGGTTGTTGCGCATGGTCATCGGGCAGGGGCTGCGGCTCACGGGCCTGGGGCTCCTGGCGGGGCTCGTGGGGGCCTTGCTGGTGGCTCGGGCGCTCGCGGCGATGCTCTTCGGTGTCTCCACGTATGACCCGCTCATCTTCCTCGGTGCACCCGCGGTGCTGCTGCTCACCGCGCTCGCGGCGAGCTGGCTCCCGGCGGTCTCGGCGATGCGCGTGGCTCCGAACGAGGCGCTCAAGCGGGACGGTTGA
- a CDS encoding esterase/lipase family protein, translating into MSIESTSSPYHEEVVPFFAGDGRELNLIHVHGDQEATRGPVVLVHGAGVRANIFRAPVRKTVVDALIEDGYDVWLENWRASIDVAPSEWTLDQAAVHDHPAAIRAVVRATGHDTVKAIVHCQGSTSFAMAAAAGLLPQVDVIITNAVSLHPVVPHAAELKLKYAVPPVSRLIPYLDPQWSFGAPTLTAKALTLLVRAFHHECDNLVCRWSSFTYGVGFPVLWRHENLNPATHAWLENEFAKVPFTFFLQMKECVRAGHLLPVEHHPALPDDVAEREPQTDARWVFFAGAENRCFLPESQRRTFEHFERFRPGYHALHVVPEYGHLDMFMGQDASRDVFPLILAELDKPV; encoded by the coding sequence ATGTCCATCGAATCCACCAGCTCGCCGTACCATGAAGAGGTCGTCCCCTTCTTCGCGGGTGACGGACGTGAGCTCAACCTCATCCACGTCCACGGGGACCAGGAGGCGACCCGAGGTCCGGTGGTCCTCGTGCACGGCGCCGGAGTGCGCGCCAACATCTTCCGAGCGCCCGTCCGGAAGACCGTCGTCGATGCCCTCATCGAGGACGGCTACGACGTGTGGCTGGAGAACTGGCGTGCCAGCATCGACGTGGCGCCGAGCGAGTGGACGCTCGACCAGGCGGCCGTGCATGACCACCCGGCGGCCATCCGCGCGGTGGTGCGCGCGACGGGCCACGACACCGTCAAGGCCATCGTCCACTGTCAGGGCTCCACCAGCTTCGCCATGGCCGCGGCCGCCGGCCTGCTCCCCCAGGTCGACGTCATCATCACCAACGCGGTGTCGCTGCACCCCGTGGTGCCCCACGCGGCGGAGCTGAAGCTGAAGTACGCCGTCCCGCCCGTGTCCCGGCTCATTCCGTACCTGGACCCCCAGTGGAGCTTCGGTGCGCCCACGCTGACGGCCAAGGCCCTCACCCTGCTCGTCCGCGCCTTCCATCACGAGTGCGACAACCTCGTCTGCCGCTGGTCCAGCTTCACCTACGGCGTCGGCTTCCCCGTCCTCTGGCGCCACGAAAATCTCAACCCCGCGACGCACGCCTGGCTCGAGAACGAGTTCGCCAAGGTGCCCTTCACCTTCTTCCTCCAGATGAAGGAGTGCGTGCGCGCCGGGCACCTGCTGCCCGTGGAGCACCACCCCGCGCTCCCCGACGACGTCGCCGAGCGCGAGCCCCAGACGGACGCGCGCTGGGTCTTCTTCGCCGGCGCGGAGAACCGCTGCTTCCTCCCGGAGAGCCAGCGCCGCACCTTCGAGCACTTCGAGCGCTTCCGCCCCGGCTACCACGCGCTGCACGTCGTCCCCGAGTACGGCCACCTGGACATGTTCATGGGCCAGGACGCCTCCCGAGATGTCTTCCCCCTCATCCTCGCCGAGCTCGACAAGCCGGTGTGA